A window of Oryza glaberrima chromosome 2, OglaRS2, whole genome shotgun sequence genomic DNA:
GCCAAGAAAGAGTGCATGTCGTTTACTGCTTGAACTGTTCATCTGTTACTTAACATGTTATATGTCCGCAAGCTGATAAACCAAATGTGTTAAAGTGCCTATATTTGTGGCTCTTTGCATGTGCCTATGTCCTAGTAATATGGTTGCTAAAACTAATGagaatatttctttttatgatAAAAGAGTTAGTTACATCTATCCAATGTTTTGGGACCACAACTAGAGAGGTTTTCATGCTTTTCAAAATTATTCGTAAACGAATAATTGGTTCATATTCGATCTATGTGTGCGTCCATATGTTACAAATTAAgcgatttttcttttcaatatggCTTGAcaggatttgattttttttttcttttcaatatgcAATGTGTCAATTTTTACGTGGAAACACCGGTTTTTTTTGGGTAGGAGGTTTTTTCTTAACTAAGACATGTGGCTTTTTTACATGAGAGAAATACAGTGGTTGAGAAAGAACTGGAATGAAggggttctattttttttttattagtagaGAACTCTGAGATACACGACCGGATACTAGTATTCATATTCATGTTCGCATATCTGAAAAACGAAAACGTGAACCATTTCAATTCTCACTGCCATGTTTGGCTCGAATTTCTCGACTTGATCTGCACGTTCATGCTCATTCAGgatgcaggaggaggaggaagcaaagCATCCTGTGCAACACGGCAACGCCGGATCCGtgcaaaaccaaacaaaaagcatccatccatccatccatccatggcagATTTGGCAGGCCTGCACAGAGCAGAGCAGTCAAaagctctcctctcctttcctgAACGGGAAGGCGCAGAAGGCGTAGGACAGTCGGAAGGCCACCACATCTGCATGCCATTCTCGTCATTCTCATTCTCCCTCCACCGTGGGGCCCACCCATCACCCCTAACCTAACCGCCGTCGATTCAGGGAGGTGGACGGCCAGGATGGAGGCGGCGCCTCCCACGACGCGCGTGGTGCAGTAGTGCAGGttcagagcagcagcagcagcagcaggtgtggcctccacattattaattcctcctctcctctcctctcctctccttcctatAAGAGAGAGGTGGAAGAAAGCAAAgcttagagagggagagagagacgacgtGCTCATCGATCTGGTTTTGGTTGGAAGGAGGCGCTTCAGGTCGTtgctctccatctctctctgtgtgtgtatcctcttgttgttgttgttgttggtttcTTGGATCTTGCAGGAGAATCTTGCTTCGTTTTTGCTTTCGCGCGGATGGTGGTGGAtaatctcctccctcctcgtcgtcgtttttttctttctgggtGAATTTGTTTCTGCGTTGCACGCGTATGATATAGCTATAGGGTGggttttgatcgatcgatctctacGTGCGTACTCCATAGTAGATGGAAACACACATCCAAGTACTAGGAGGATATGGGTTTCTAGTTGCTTTATATATACCATGTGTTCCTCTGCTCGCTTCCTTGCTTTTTCTCCATTTTGCTTCGATTGATTGAATGATTTCCACTTGGTTTGGTTGGTCGATCTCCATGGAATCTCTCACCCATCCATACGGAAATGCCAAGTCTGCGTACGTCTGCGTGCTccttttcttgttgttgttgtaggtTCATCTCGCTTCTTTGCCTGCTCATAACACATTTCTGCACCTGCATCCAAGCCAAGCAGAAGCAGAGCTCTCggcatggcggcgccggcggtcttctccatctccggccgccgtcgcccgctctGCCGACGAGAGAGAGATGCTGCCTTGATGCTTTGATGCTTGCTGGGCTGTGTAGTCACTCCCTAGTCAGGCCCATGGCCCGTTAGGAGCCTTTCACTGgcccacgagagagagagagagagagagagagagaggagagcaacCGCTTGAGCaacggagggaggcggcgccggattTTTGGTCGATTTGAGAATTGAGATTGAGAAGATggattaaaaaggaaaaaagaaggggGAAGGGAAAGGCATAAACATCTCAGTTGCTTGAGAGCACTGGTTGTCCATGGGAGAGGGACATTTAATTATTTGCAACTTTTAAGATGTGTCAATTAAGGATTTGTCACTCGCTGTATTTGATATGTGGGTCcttatgtgtctatgacatgtaaGTTCAATGGCAAATCCTTTAGAACTACTCggaagagtggcaaatagttattaTTCCCATGGGGGAAGTTATCATGGGCTGCGGTGCGACTAAGTCCGACTGAACTGACCTTTGATAGTTAGTGagggtgcctaaaaggtttctTGATTATACATTTATACTTGGGCTGTGTAGATATTTCGAGTTTCGCTTCTATAGGGCTGTTTCTGATGCAATTGCAATAGATTGCATCACCTCTGTTCATTGGCAGTAGTTTTGTTTGCTGGAACTTTACTGGATTGTTGCTTAGGCTAGCTCAGGGGTGCAAATGGGGATGGCATTGCCTATCAGGTCTTCTCAGGTTATATGCTTTTCCTGTACTTGTTCTGTGTAGTGGTTCCTGAAATGTTCTGTGCTGGTTTCTTTAATTGAAATGGGAGGGGATCTTCCCTTCttgctaaaaaaaagaagtagatTGCAAAATGAACACACATCAGTGAGTTATTTCAAAACTGTAGGATTTTGTGTTGCTTGTTTCATAATTATTTTGCTGCTGACTTATTTCAATTCTTCTACTGAAGCACATTTACTGTTAGAGAATCTGTAACACTGTCTAATGTTGTGTCATGCAAATGCAAATTGAAATGCAATCGTAATTCCTATTCTAATCATGAATGACCATTGCCCTGTTGTTCTGTGTGGTCCTCTGATGTTCTGAACAATGCCATATGCACACTTACTATATccttgcttgatttttttttaactgtggTTGGAACAAAGGTGCATCCAGTGCTGTTTTCGAGCTCAATGCAATGTTCTCACCTGAATATTTCCGTGTCACTCAGGTCTGCCATGGATTTCACCTCCGACGAGTCAGAGCTAAGTGATGCAGATATTGATGACTATGCTGACAAGTGCTACATGGACCTCAAGACTGGGAAGCCGGTGGTGAGTCTAGGCAATGAAAAGTTCAGATGCCCATTCTGTCTGGGGAAGAAGAAGCAGGACTACCGTTACAACGAGCTACTTCAGCATGCCATTGGGGTTGGCGCATCCAATCGCGCTCCAAAGGTGAAGGCAAACCACATGGCCTTGGCCAATCTTCTCAAGAACGACTATGCTGATGCAGCAGGCTCATTGCCATCACGACAAGCCGTTGGACCAAGTAATCCTCCAAGGCCATTGCAAGATCAGGAAGCGTATGTTTGGCCATGGATGGGCATCCTTGCAAATGTTCCAGCTGAGAAAACAAAGGAGGATGGAGCTAGTCTGATGCAGCAGCTAGCTAATTTCAATCCCTTGCAGTTTACTGCTGTGCTCTGCTCCGAGGGTAGGTATACTGGTTATGCAGTTGTCGGTTTCAGCAAAGATTGGATTGGGTTCACGAACGCCTTGGCATTCCACAACTACTTCAAATCACAACGTCTGGGTAAAAAGGATTGGGCAGCACTTGGACAAGAGAAGTACATCTGTGGATGGATGGCAAAAGAAGAGGACTACAAATCTAGTGACCCAGTTGGTAGGTTTTTGTCAGCAAATGGTGATCTGAAGACCGCGTCTGGTCTGGAAAATGACCTGTCTCGCAAGACTGAGACTCTCATAGCTAACTTGTCACACCAGATTACAGCTAAGAGCAAGTATTTGGTGGAACTGGAATGCAGATGCAATCAAATGAATCTCTCTGTTAAAAGGGCAATGGAAGAAACTGACTTGCTGCACAAAAGTTACAATGAAGGTACATACTACAAACTGTTCATATGAATAATTCTCATGCCATGGGCATATGATTGCTATGTTGTTGTCTACTTTTATTGCCAATTTGCCAGAATAATATCTATTGTGTTGTTTCATTTTATTGCTGTTACAGAAATGCGAAATATGCAATCTGCTGCTCGTGAACATTCACAGAAAATATTTGAAGAGACTGATCAGCTGAGGAAACAGTTGGATGATAAAGAGAATGCCATCGAGAGGAGATCCAAGCAACTAAGCAAGTTTGTTGCTCAAACTGAcatagaaagaagaaaattggaGAGTGAGATGAAAAAGGTATGAATGTAACCACAGCTTTGCTCTCTTTGCTTTATGTTACTGTTTAGCATTTGCATTTCCTCTTCAGAGTTCTATCTTCAGGAACAGCTATGACAATCTTTCTAGGGGTGACAGGATTTCTGTATACTTGTCATGTATCTCTATTACACTTCCTGTTAGCTCCGCATTTACAGTCTGGTTACGATGATCTTTGTTAGAATATCTTATCTGACTGTTTGTCTTACTGATTTCCCCTACAGAACTCTGAGCAAAACGACTCCATCCACATGGCTAGAATCGAGCAACAGAAGTCTGATAAAAATGTGCTAAAGCTTGTTGAGAAACACAAGGTCTGCACTCTTGTTTCCAATTATTAATCTTATGCAAGATTCTTTTAATTTCTCATGCTCTGGAATTTACTCTGGCTTGTAAAAATCTCACAGAAAGAGAAGGAGATTGCTCTGAACAAAATCCTGCAGTTAGAAAAGCAATTGGATGAAAAGCAAAAGCTGGAACTGGAAATACAACAACTTAGAGGAAGACTGCTGGTGGTCCAACACATGGAGGGAGAGGGTGTTGATGTGAAGAAACGTACTGACGAGCTGACTGAGGAACTAAATGAGAAGATTGAGGAGATGGAATATATGGAAGGTCTGAATCAAACTCTCATTATCAAAGAAAGGAAGACAAATGATGAACTGCAAGATGCCAAGAAAGCGCTGATTTCGGTAATGTGATGATATGCTGATCTTTCCTTTCTACTGCTTGACAGAGTCTGAAGATATTTTCATTTGTGTTGATTTGGACTCATTTCAGATTCAATCTTATTATACTATGATTGTGGCTGAGACCTGAGTTTGTGCGTATGTTTTGTAGGGCTTATCAGAATTGTTAGGCCCTCGTAGCACCATCGGACTCAAGAGAATGGGCGAGCTGGATGAGAAACCCTTCCTTGCAGCTTGCAAGAAAAGGTATGGTACTGCTGACGGTGAAGCTGAAATAAAAGCTGCTGAATTTTGCTCCGAGTGGCAAGAAAATCTGAAGGATGCCAATTGGCATCCGTTCAAGATTGTTACCAGAGGAGGAAAGACTGAGGTATGCTCAACAGAATGAAATCTTCTGGCACAGTTTTTCGCATTCGATCTCCCGACAAATATATGATCTACACTTCCATCACTGACATGACAACGATATCCGTTTTCTTTTCTGTAGCAAATCATCAATGAAGATGATGAGAAGCTAGTGGGCTTGAAGGAGCAGCTCGGTGACGAGGTCTACAAGGCCGTGACCACGGCGCTGCTGGAGATCAACGAGTACAATGCCAGCGGCAGCTACGTGGTGTCAGAGCTGTGGAACAACAAGGAGGACAGGAAGGCCAGCATGCAGGAGGCCTTGCAGCACGTCCTGGAGCAGTGGAAGCTTCGGAGGCGAAGGAGATGAAGCACGCCTTTCACTCACACTGGATTGAACTAAGGCTTTTTGTTCATGCTTCGTAGTGCTCAGTTATTTTTTGGATGGGATTATCTTGGCTTAGCTGAAACTGGAAGATTATGCGTTGTGTGATCCTGGTTTCTCGCTCTGATTGAAATCGCTGGGATAAACACATTAAGGTCATGAACTACATTCTGATAGAATTAACTTTCTGATATTCACTACATTCTGATAGAATTGTGCTGTCAGAGCATAAATCTTTTTGGGACAGTATTATAAGAATCTGTTTACTATTTCTGAGACAATTCCTTTCCCCGAACTGTTTgagttgttgttgatgatgatgatgatgatttcttTTCGTACCCTTGAAAAATTACAGTTAGAAAGAGTTGCATATTTGGAAGCAACGCAGCACAATGGTAGCTTCATAGGCCTAGATGTGATGTACATTATGCAATGCTGGACGCCTGGAACTTTTGAATTCAGTAACAGCAGTTGATGAGATTACTCTAGCTGTAAATTAAATTTCTGAAGACTTCAGATTAGTGAAGGCTAACATTCAGCATCATCGCAGAGTACACAAGGGTATCAACATCATACAAGATCCAGGAGGGTGCAGAATACCGTAATTAAATGTTAAATGTTATCTCTTTTAATTGTTCAAGAGTAATATATATTTGCTGCATGGTAATTAGGTGTATTTAGTCACTTTCTCGTCTCACTAAGAGTATATATCTAGAGCTTTCTGAACATGATGGGTTTGCAATtccctttcatttttttttctgagaaagGAACATGTGCATATTATCTTATAAACGACATTAAGTAATTGAATTTTTCACATTTTACAGT
This region includes:
- the LOC127763783 gene encoding factor of DNA methylation 1-like; this translates as MDFTSDESELSDADIDDYADKCYMDLKTGKPVVSLGNEKFRCPFCLGKKKQDYRYNELLQHAIGVGASNRAPKVKANHMALANLLKNDYADAAGSLPSRQAVGPSNPPRPLQDQEAYVWPWMGILANVPAEKTKEDGASLMQQLANFNPLQFTAVLCSEGRYTGYAVVGFSKDWIGFTNALAFHNYFKSQRLGKKDWAALGQEKYICGWMAKEEDYKSSDPVGRFLSANGDLKTASGLENDLSRKTETLIANLSHQITAKSKYLVELECRCNQMNLSVKRAMEETDLLHKSYNEEMRNMQSAAREHSQKIFEETDQLRKQLDDKENAIERRSKQLSKFVAQTDIERRKLESEMKKNSEQNDSIHMARIEQQKSDKNVLKLVEKHKKEKEIALNKILQLEKQLDEKQKLELEIQQLRGRLLVVQHMEGEGVDVKKRTDELTEELNEKIEEMEYMEGLNQTLIIKERKTNDELQDAKKALISGLSELLGPRSTIGLKRMGELDEKPFLAACKKRYGTADGEAEIKAAEFCSEWQENLKDANWHPFKIVTRGGKTEQIINEDDEKLVGLKEQLGDEVYKAVTTALLEINEYNASGSYVVSELWNNKEDRKASMQEALQHVLEQWKLRRRRR